ggctgcttccactgtgggcactctttcaacatgtggtccgtagctccacatttaaaacattttccGGATCCCCATAAGCACTGTCCGGGATGCTGGCGAttgcacttctggcacactgggaagatagcgggcttctgaggcgccccttgctgctgaattggacccttgccctttggcggtccTGGATAAGGCTTTTTCCCAGGCGgcccctgaaacggcctcttaaactgggaTCTCTGCTGTTGTTGCTGTTGGTGTTGcggtggtgcctgatagggcctcttgccctgtcgGTCCGCCTCTATATCCCTCAGAtcctgttctgccgccaaagccCTAGAAACTGCAACTGCGTATGTAGAGGGGCCAGCTACTCTCACATCGCGGCGTAGGATCGGCTGTAAcccattcagaaaatgccttAACTTTGCTTGGGCATCGTTTGCAATGAGGGGTAcaaagtaacaccccctctcgAACTTCCTAACAAACTCTGCCACGCTACTACCTCCCTGacgcagcgtcataaactcaCTGGTGAGTCTGGATCTTACCTCCTTAGTGAAATATTTGGCGTAGAACGCCTCTTTGAATCCATTCCACGACAGAGTCTGCAAGTTTACTGCCACCGATGCACTCTCCAACCACAGTCTAGCATCCCCTGACAGCAAGAATATagcacatctgaccctgtcaGCGTCCATCAGCTCCATGAAGTCGAATATTACTTcaatggacttgatccatccctcagctaccatcgggtcagtggtacccgaaaactccttcggactcatcctccggaatCGCTCATATACcgcctctggttggggcctcgcccctgcaccCATTGCTGCttcctggttccccgcaaactgtgcgaagaactgcgtcataccagcaagcatccgagcctgcatatctggaggtggtgctggtggaggattggccctctcctcaactcgaggctctctgtcctcctcccttgtttcacggtcgatcacacgtctaggaggcatgctgttccaatgaattacccaacacgtaacccaacatgtatgtacatatatcaatattttatgatgcacgtaattcaaacttaaaacatgcacatactgaaatcataacttgatgcttactacataacataatgcaaaactttaaacttacagacttgagctatgacttcgtgagcttcttgcgactggcagtaggcgtaaccctttacaagaacctggctctgataccaactgtaacgaaccgtactcttactacttaaaatttgcggaaaaatttaaaattttcttttaaactaaaaggaatgcggaaatgaaatcaaatacggtcgtcactacatccttcatcaataaaaatgtttgaaatcgacatcaccaataaaatttgctaaaaagaAACACTTGCTCCAAAAGTCTTGAAATgaaacataacatcagagtattttgaacttgcataaaaatcgtaaaataacatgggcggtcctcgggtttagcctgccgctcagtccaagcctgccccttggtcaccacctcctgtctcctcaacatagtcacctgcatcgatcaagtctagtgagtctaaagactcaacacgtataaactggaataacgagtactacataataaaatcacatgcaactttaaaataggacatacataacttgaaacttgaacttgcgtattaaaacttgaacatacgtacatacatacttcgacgtgccataacttaaacttttcataaacatgctgcatacttgaacatacataacttcatcgttttgcgtagaggatgttttcaaagcaagtgacccatacataataaaccgcctgatcagacaaaccacagtactgggctgacagggacgtatccactgccacatacatgagatccccgttcataattaacgggctggttggtccccgttcataatttaacgcttctcaaccatgatctaacccgttcataat
This region of Primulina eburnea isolate SZY01 chromosome 14, ASM2296580v1, whole genome shotgun sequence genomic DNA includes:
- the LOC140811163 gene encoding uncharacterized protein, which gives rise to MELMDADRVRCAIFLLSGDARLWLESASVAVNLQTLSWNGFKEAFYAKYFTKEVRSRLTSEFMTLRQGGSSVAEFVRKFERGCYFVPLIANDAQAKLRHFLNGLQPILRRDVRVAGPSTYAVAVSRALAAEQDLRDIEADRQGKRPYQAPPQHQQQQQQRSQFKRPFQGPPGKKPYPGPPKGKGAFHAEFIAQKLEGMIYYFLFQ